catctggtgcttgcctcctccaccaggatgttactgctggtgatcCATTGACCCACTccatcagcctggttgatttggcacctggtgaagatacttgtccaatttcctcttgaagacttctacacttgttccagcagtatttttGGTTACATGTTGAAACAGTCTTGGTCCTCACGTGTTGATACAGCAACACACAATATCCACTATTCAGCAGTCTGGCAACACCACAAACCATATTTAGTATTTTTGACACTAATACTTtttttctttaacccttaaatggtccaaacgtatacatacgttttttcaacatttgaaagtatgtaaaaaaatgtagatcttctttcttgttttacatttaattaaaaatgtgtaaaaaaaacttttatctactttttttttttgttatttttgaaaatatgtaaaaaaaacatagatctacttttggagcactacggatttgaatgtcgatctgtttggaccgtttaagggctaAACCATATATTAATGTAATTTACAGGAATTAATACAATGGTAGGCACAGAAGATGGCCACAAATTATGTAATGCATTTTGACCAGCTAATCGTAAGCCATGTTAATTAATATACATAATATTAAATAAGAATTCTTATGCAATTAACTACAATAAGACAGCTAATGACAAATGGTCTATCACAAAAGAGACTTGTTTCGAAACACTAATTCGAAGATCCTCAGTTTTATGGTGGCTGAATATAGAAGATACAGTAAGTTACTTTAGATTACAATATAAATTAAATGGGACAATATGTATTATCAATTATGTATGGGTGTTGAAGGAAATACAGTGGCAGAACTGGATGAAAGCTGGTTTTGCTAGACATAACCGATTGCTGTCTCAATTATGCTAAGGAGATGGTGTTTTTTAACAACAGACTGGGAACCTTTCAATGCTTCAGATGGAGTTCCAGATCTTAAGGCCTTTTATGAGCATTGAATTTTCACACAGGTTGAGCTGGACATGTAAGGATGTCAGCTTTTTTGTATCTTCTTTAACCTACATATTAAAAGCAAAAGTTTCAGAGAAAGGCTTATATTGAAAACTAATGTCCTATGTACTGTAGGCACAGTAGTACGAGtgcatattatttttttattattattattatcacactggccgattcccaccaaggcagggtggcccaaaaaagaaaaactttcaccattattcactccatcactgtcttgccagaagggtgctttacactacagtttttaaactgcaacattaacacccctccttcagagtgcaggcactgtacttcccatctccaggactcaagtccggcctgccggtttccctgaaccccttcataaatgttactttgctcacactccaacagcacgtcaagtattaaaaaccatttgtctccatgcactcctatcaaacacgctcacgcatgcctgctggaagtccaagcccctcgcacacaaaacctcctttaccccctccctccaacctttcctaggccgacccctaccccgccttccttccactacagactgttacactcttgaagtcattctacttcgcttcattctctccacatgtccgaaccacctcaacaacccttcctcagccctctggacaacagttttggtaatcccgcacctcctcctaacttccgaactacgaattctttgcattatattcacaccacacattgctctcagacatgacatctccactgcctccagccttctcctcgctgcaacattcatcacccatgcttcacacccatataagagtgttggtaaaactatactctcatacattcccctctttgcctccaaggacaaagttctttgtctccacagactcctaagtgcaccactcacccttttcccctcatcaattctatgattcacctcatctttcatagacccatccgctgacatgtccactcccaaatatctgaatacattcacctcctccatactctctccctccaatctgatatccaatctttcatcacctaatctttttgttatcctcataaccttactctttcctgtattcactttcaattttcttcttttgcacaccctaccaaattcatccaccaatctctgcaacttctcttcagaatctcccaagagcacagtgtcatcagcaaagagcaactgtgacaactcccactttatgtgtgattctttatcttttaactccacgcctcttgccaagaccctcgcatttacttctcttacaaccccatctataaatatattaaacaaccatggtgacatcacacatccttgtctaaggcctacttttactgggaaataatttccctctttcctacatactctaacttgagcctcactattctcgtaaaaactcttcactgctttcagtaacctacctcctacaccatacacctgcaacatctgccacattgcccccctatccaccctgtcatacgccttttccaaatccataaatgccacaaagacctctttagccttatctaaatactgttcacttatatgtttcactgtaaacacctggtccacacaccccctacctttcctaaagcctccttgttcatcttctatcctattctccgtcttactcttaattctttcaataataactctaccatacactttaccaggtatactcaacagacttatccccctataattttggcactctcttttatcccttttgcctttatacaaaggaactatgcatgctctctgccaatccctaggtaccttaccctcttccatacatttattaaataattgcaccaaccactccaaaacgatatccccacctgcttttaacatttctatctttatcccatcaatcccggctgccttaccccctttcattttacctactgcctcacgaacttcccccacactcacaactggctcttcctcactcctacaagatgttgttcctccttgccctatacaatgttcgcggctttcactgagacccacataaaggatcacttggacaatgaaatatggatcccaggttacaacctatacagatgtgacagagtgaacaggcaaaaggggggggttggcctgtacattgcagagtcacttgtttgcacagaactgcttaatgcctcaaatgacgtagtggaagttttagcagtaaaggtcgagaaccaaaacctagtcattgtggtagtctacaagcctccggatgcaacatcccagcaattccaggaacagctgttaaaaattgaccactgtctggaaaatcttccagctcctgcacccaacatcttgctcctgggggatttcaacttaaggcacctaaaatggaggaatatagcaaataatattgttgcagtaataacaccaggaggcagctctgatgaaaactcacactcacacgagcttttaaatctctgcacaaaattcaatttaaaccagcaaataatagagcctactagactggagaatacactagacctcatattcactaacaatgatgatctgataagaaatgtcaccatatcaaaaacaatatactcagatcacaacataattgaggttcagacatgtatgcgaggagccccagaccgacaaaatgagactagtcacgagggagcattcaccaaattcaacttcaataacaaaaacataaagtgggaccaagtaaaccaagtcctaaccgatataagctggaaagatatactaagcaacacagacccaaacttatgcctagaacagattaactcggtggcactcgatgtatgcacaaggcttattcctctaagaaaaaggaggagtagatgtaaaatagaaagagacaggcgctccctttacaggcgacggaaaagaataacagagcggctaaaagaggtcaatatatctgaaatgcgcagggagacactggtcagagaaatagcaagcatcgaacttaagctaaaagaatcctttaggagtcagaaatcgcgggaagaactaaaagctataaatgaaatcgaaagaaacccaaagtatttcttctcctatgccaaatcaaaatcgagaacaacgcccagtattgggcccctacttaaacaagatgggtcctacacagatgacagcaaggaaatgagtgagctactcaagtcccaatatgactcagcttttagcaagccgctaaccagactgagagtcgaagatcaaaatgaattttttatgagagagccacaaaatttgattagcacaagcctatccgatgttatcctgacgccaaatgacttcgaacaggcgataaatgacatgcccatgcactctgccccagggccagactcatggaactctgtgttcatcaagaactgcaagaagcccctatcacgagccttttccatcctatggagagggagcatggacatgggggtcgtccctcagttactaaaaacaacagacatagccccactccacaaagggggcagtaaagcaacagcaaagaactacagaccaatagcactaacatcccatatcataaaaatctttgaaagggtcctaagaatcaagatcaccacccatctagaaacccatcagttacacaacccagggcaacatgggtttagaacaggtcgctcctgtctgtctcaactactggatcactacgacaaggtcctaaatgcactagaagacaaaaagaatgcagatgtaatatatacagactttgcaaaagccttcgacaagtgtgaccatggcgtaatagcgcacaaaatgcgcgctaaaggaataacaggaaaagtcggttgatggatctataatttcctcactaacagaacacagagagtagtcgtcaacagagtaaagtccgaggcagctacggtgaaaagctctgttccacaaggcacagtactagctcccatcttgttcctcatcctcatatccgacatagacaaggatgtcagccacagcaccgtgtcttcctttgcagatgacacccgaatctgcatgacagtgtcttccattgcagacactgcaaggctccaggcggacatcaaccaaatctttcagtgggctgcagaaaacaatatgaagttcaacgatgagaaatttcaattactcagatatggtaaacatgaggaaattaaatcttcatcagagtacaaaacaaattctggccacgaaatagagcgaaacaccaacgtcaaagacctgggagtgattatgtcggaggatctcaccttcaaggaccataacattgtatcaatcgcatctgctagaaaaatgacaggatggataatgagaaccttcaaaactagggaggccaagcccatgatgacactcttcaggtcacttgttctatctaggctggaatattgctgcactctaacagcacctttcaaggcaggtgaaattgccgacctagaaaatgtacagagaactttcacggcgcgcataacggagataaaacacctcaattactgggagcgcttgaggtttctaaacctgtattccctggaacgcaggagggagagatacatgattatatacacctggaaaatcctagagggactagtactgaacttgcacacgaaaatcactcactacgaaagcaaaagacttggcagacgatgcaccatccccccaatgaaaagcaggggtgtcactagcacgttaagagaccatacaataagtgtcaggggcccgagactgttcaactgcctcccagcacacataagggggattaccaacagacccctgg
Above is a window of Cherax quadricarinatus isolate ZL_2023a chromosome 80, ASM3850222v1, whole genome shotgun sequence DNA encoding:
- the LOC128703478 gene encoding uncharacterized protein, with amino-acid sequence MTSSVRPIQLLNSGYCVLLYQHVRTKTVSTCNQKYCWNKCRSLQEEIGQVSSPGAKSTRLMEWVNGSPAVTSWWRRQAPDEPDPWLGSGSRKTLRTHQRLSLGAVSRVPAAGPTRLSVPDGSATALLTRQHMSMRTVN